One region of Triticum aestivum cultivar Chinese Spring chromosome 6B, IWGSC CS RefSeq v2.1, whole genome shotgun sequence genomic DNA includes:
- the LOC123133689 gene encoding uncharacterized protein, whose translation MTKSVNLLPLVCIKELWRQLGRRAAAVWAEELHRRGRSSSSMGRGAPPAGARARKKEQHGLAREIEEDKLEIEEEARELLVHRIVEAVSGEARRGSRPGGIAAAHARRIAARRNCGGARAELKEDARELEEDARELEKDVSGGSGDARW comes from the exons ATGACCAAATCAGTTAACCTACTCCCTTTAGTCTGCATCAAG GAGCTGTGGCGGCAGCTGGGCAGACGAGCAGCAGCAGTATGGGCAGAGGAGCTCCACCGGCGGGGGAGAAGCAGCAGCAGTATGGGCAGAGGAGCTCCACCGGCGGGCGCGCGGGCAAGGAAGAAGGAGCAGCACGGGCTCGCGCGGGAGATTGAGGAGGACAAGCTGGAGATCGAGGAGGAAGCGCGCGAACTCCTAGTCCACCGGATCGTGGAGGCAGTTTCCGGCGAAGCCCGTAGGGGATCGCGACCAGGAGGGATTGCGGCAGCGCACGCGCGGAGGATCGCGGCCAGGAGGAATTGCGGCGGCGCACGCGCGGAGCTCAAGGAGGATGCGCGTGAGCTCGAGGAGGACGCGCGCGAGCTCGAGAAGGACGTGTCGGGAGGTTCCGGCGACGCCCGTTGGTAA